The following are encoded together in the Actinoplanes sp. N902-109 genome:
- a CDS encoding SAV_6107 family HEPN domain-containing protein translates to MFGHAPTAGAQPAPTIPANLLPHRTPAQLLAIAHEGLREASRTRPDGLRYAAAHLAALRAAAAVLAARARPAAPTRRNRVTSVWSLLVLVAPEFGDWATYFALGATKRAAAEAGIPRVVTAREADDLLRSAETFVAQVQAALGLSFQPSLEAA, encoded by the coding sequence GTGTTCGGGCACGCGCCCACGGCGGGGGCTCAGCCGGCCCCGACGATCCCGGCCAACCTGCTGCCCCATCGCACCCCGGCCCAGTTGCTCGCCATCGCGCACGAGGGGCTGCGGGAGGCTTCGCGCACCCGTCCCGACGGGCTGCGCTACGCGGCGGCTCACCTGGCGGCCCTGCGTGCGGCCGCCGCGGTCCTCGCCGCCCGGGCCCGACCGGCTGCCCCGACCCGGCGCAACCGGGTGACCAGCGTGTGGTCACTGCTGGTGCTGGTGGCCCCCGAGTTCGGCGACTGGGCGACCTATTTCGCCCTCGGCGCGACCAAGCGAGCGGCGGCCGAGGCGGGCATTCCCCGCGTGGTCACCGCCCGTGAGGCGGACGACCTGCTGCGCTCGGCCGAGACTTTCGTGGCGCAGGTGCAGGCGGCGCTGGGGCTCAGCTTTCAACCCAGCCTCGAGGCCGCCTGA